A window of the Hippoglossus stenolepis isolate QCI-W04-F060 chromosome 8, HSTE1.2, whole genome shotgun sequence genome harbors these coding sequences:
- the gnl1 gene encoding guanine nucleotide-binding protein-like 1 produces MPRKKPFSNKQKKKQLQVKRERKRGDTGSGPSSRHASVERGGERQSDTSDSETTDVRRMNQQPFSREGRYDPNRFRLHFEKESKEEVEKRKKVAMENFLTPASDKELEINIDDIYPSDKGLGFPRRPPWNYEMTRENLLRKEEKSYREYLEDLHSRNPLGSLSHFEHNIETWRQLWRVLEMSDVILLIVDIRHPVLQFPPALYHYITGELKKQVMLVLNKADLCPPPLVIAWKHYMTSQFPHLQIVCFTSHPGQPYSTVLQKKRMRRKADWSHGGGPTDILKACQEITAGRVDLSSWDQKIKRDAVSERPNGDHSDEGAESVLVEHQSDSAMEMSSPSQELYKDGILTLGCIGFPNVGKSSVINTLVGKKVVSVSRTPGHTKYFQTYYLTPTVKMCDCPGLVFPSRVNKQLQILAGIYPVSQLQEPYSSVGYLCERTPFLAVLKLKHPSLLDIKPHLGDQGSEGLRWTAWDVCEAWAERRGYKTAKAARHDVYRAANSLLRLAIDGRLCLCLRPPGYSCLKEHWENHPDLPEIMALLGRTTQEEGAGDREDEEEGESSTEPEEERDRDADDDEDGDDEDEGIGQPRRKEEKPSGFTVNMYNVLRENECE; encoded by the exons atgcCCCGAAAAAAGCCATTTAGCAacaagcagaagaagaaacagctgCAAGTGAAgcgggagaggaagagag GGGACACAGGTTCTGGTCCGAGCAGCCGTCATGCCAGCGTGGAACGAGGAGGAGAGCGACAGTCGGATACCTCAGACAGTGAGACCACTGATGTTAGAAGAATGAACCAGCAGCCTTTCAGCAGAGAAGGTAGATATGACCCCAACAG GTTCCGACTGCactttgagaaagaaagtaaagaggaggtggaaaagagaaagaaggtgGCCATGGAGAACTTCTTGACGCCAGCGTCAGACAAAGAACTTGAAATCAACATCGATGACATCTATCCCTCAGATAAAG GTCTTGGTTTCCCACGACGGCCGCCCTGGAATTATGAAATGACACGAGAGAACCTgctgaggaaagaggagaagtcGTACAGAGAATACCTTGAGGATCTTCACTCCAGGAACCCACTTGGCTCCCTCAGCCACTTTGAGCACAATATTGAG acATGGAGGCAGTTGTGGAGAGTGTTGGAGATGTCCGATGTTATTCTGCTCATTGTGGACATCAGGCACCCG GTGCTGCAGTTCCCTCCAGCCCTGTACCACTACATCACAGgagaactgaagaagcaggtGATGCTGGTGTTGAACAAAGCCgacctctgtcctcctccactggTGATCGCCTGGAAACACTACATGACCTCTCAGTTCCCCCACCTGCAAATAGTCTGCTTCACCTCCCACCCTGGGCAGCCCTACAGCacag TCCTccagaagaagaggatgagaagGAAGGCTGACTGGAGTCATGGTGGAGGTCCTACAGATATCCTGAAAGCCTGTCAGGAGATCACAGCAGGGAGAG TTGACCTTTCCAGCTGGGATCAGAAGATTAAGAGAGATGCTGTTTCTGAGAGACCGAATGGGGACCATTCTGACGAGGGAGCGGAGTCTGTGCTGGTGGAGCATCAAAGTGACAGCGCTATGGAGATGAGCAGCCCATCACAGGAGCTCTACAAAGATGGCATCCTCACATTGGGATGTATAG GCTTTCCAAATGTTGGTAAGTCGTCTGTTATAAACACCCTGGTGGGGAAGAAGGTGGTGAGTGTGTCTCGAACACCAGGCCACACCAAATACTTCCAGACCTACTACCTCACCCCGACAGTGAAAATGTGCGACTGTCCCGGTCTGGTCTTTCCCTCGCGTGTCAACAAACAGTTACAG ATTCTGGCAGGCATCTACCCAGTGTCTCAGCTGCAGGAGCCCTACAGCTCAGTTGGTTATCTGTGTGAGAGGACCCCCTTCCTCGCTGTTCTGAAGCTCAAGCATCCCAGCTTGCTGGATATTAAACCCCATCTGGGAGACCAGGGATCAGAGGGGCTTAGATGGACTGCTTGGGATGTGTGTGAAG CTTgggcggagaggagaggatacaAGACTGCAAAAGCAGCTCGCCACGACGTGTATCGTGCAGCCAATAGTCTCCTGCGGTTGGCAATTGACGGCAGATTGTGCCTTTGCCTCAGACCACCTGGCTACAGCTGCCTGAAAG AGCATTGGGAAAATCACCCAGACCTACCGGAAATAATGGCTCTACTAGGAAGGACGACCCAGGAGGAAGGTGCTGGAGACagggaagatgaggaggagggagagtccAGCACCGagccagaggaagagagagacagggatgCAGACGATGATGAGGATggggatgatgaagatgaggggaTTGGACAACCAAGACGGAAGGAGGAAAAGCCATCTGGCTTCACTGTCAACATGTACAACGTCCTTCGAGAAAATGAGTGTGAGTGA